Sequence from the Carboxydocella sporoproducens DSM 16521 genome:
AGCTATGAGCTTAGGTCTAAGTGAACGCCAGATTAAGCGCCTTAAAAAAGGAGTGATGGAACAAGGGCCGGCGTTCCTTATCCATAAAAATACAGGTCGTAAGCCGCAGCATGCGCTCACTGACGAGCTTAAAAGCAAGATTATCTTATTGAAACAGTCCGATAAGTACAAGAACGCCAATTTCAAGCACTTTATGGA
This genomic interval carries:
- a CDS encoding helix-turn-helix domain-containing protein — protein: MTQKQLNRYKVISSLIDGKLSISEAAMSLGLSERQIKRLKKGVMEQGPAFLIHKNTGRKPQHALTDELKSKIILLKQSDKYKNANFKHFM